The Nerophis lumbriciformis linkage group LG15, RoL_Nlum_v2.1, whole genome shotgun sequence genome window below encodes:
- the rab11a gene encoding ras-related protein Rab-11A isoform X1 gives MGTRDDEYDYLFKVVLIGDSGVGKSNLLSRFTRNEFNLESKSTIGVEFATRSIQVDGKTVKAQIWDTAGQERYRAITSAYYRGAVGALLVYDIAKHLTYENVERWLKELRDHADSNIVIMLVGNKSDLRHLRAVPTDEARAFAEKNGLSFLETSALDSTNVETAFQTILTEIYRIVSQKQMSERQESDMSPSNNVVNIQVQPTENKPKMQCCQNI, from the exons ATGGGCACCAGAGACGACGaatatgattatttattcaaAG TGGTCCTCATTGGTGACTCAGGTGTGGGAAAAAGTAACCTGCTATCACGTTTCACTCGCAATGAATTCAACTTGGAGAGTAAGAGCACCATTGGAGTTGAATTTGCAACACGCAGCATTCAGGTGGATGGCAAAACGGTAAAGGCCCAGATCTGGGATACAGCTGGCCAAGAGCGCTACCGCGCTATCACTTCAGC GTACTACCGCGGTGCAGTAGGCGCTCTCCTGGTTTATGACATAGCCAAGCATCTAACTTACGAGAATGTGGAGCGCTGGCTGAAGGAGCTGAGAGATCACGCTGACAGTAACATCGTTATTATGCTTGTGGGCAACAAGAGCGACCTGCGTCACCTCCGAGCTGTTCCCACTGATGAGGCTCGGGCTTTTGCTG AGAAAAATGGTTTATCTTTTCTGGAGACATCAGCTCTGGATTCCACCAATGTTGAGACAGCCTTTCAGACCATTCTCACAG AAATATACCGCATCGTGTCCCAGAAGCAGATGTCAGAACGCCAGGAGAGCGACATGTCTCCCAGCAACAACGTGGTCAACATCCAAGTGCAGCCGACTGAGAACAAACCAAAGATGCAGTGCTGCCAGAACATCTAG
- the rab11a gene encoding ras-related protein Rab-11A isoform X2, whose translation MGTRDDEYDYLFKVVLIGDSGVGKSNLLSRFTRNEFNLESKSTIGVEFATRSIQVDGKTVKAQIWDTAGQERYRAITSAYYRGAVGALLVYDIAKHLTYENVERWLKELRDHADSNIVIMLVGNKSDLRHLRAVPTDEARAFAEIYRIVSQKQMSERQESDMSPSNNVVNIQVQPTENKPKMQCCQNI comes from the exons ATGGGCACCAGAGACGACGaatatgattatttattcaaAG TGGTCCTCATTGGTGACTCAGGTGTGGGAAAAAGTAACCTGCTATCACGTTTCACTCGCAATGAATTCAACTTGGAGAGTAAGAGCACCATTGGAGTTGAATTTGCAACACGCAGCATTCAGGTGGATGGCAAAACGGTAAAGGCCCAGATCTGGGATACAGCTGGCCAAGAGCGCTACCGCGCTATCACTTCAGC GTACTACCGCGGTGCAGTAGGCGCTCTCCTGGTTTATGACATAGCCAAGCATCTAACTTACGAGAATGTGGAGCGCTGGCTGAAGGAGCTGAGAGATCACGCTGACAGTAACATCGTTATTATGCTTGTGGGCAACAAGAGCGACCTGCGTCACCTCCGAGCTGTTCCCACTGATGAGGCTCGGGCTTTTGCTG AAATATACCGCATCGTGTCCCAGAAGCAGATGTCAGAACGCCAGGAGAGCGACATGTCTCCCAGCAACAACGTGGTCAACATCCAAGTGCAGCCGACTGAGAACAAACCAAAGATGCAGTGCTGCCAGAACATCTAG